A part of Eubacterium sp. AB3007 genomic DNA contains:
- a CDS encoding acyltransferase family protein, whose amino-acid sequence MGKLFSNEPVNSGRQIELDLAKCLAIFFMIFLHCYFGTSYFTNEISLGMQRAVSQLFGGPFAAPVFMFAMGVGMVYSRNQAPAYLIKRGIKLIQLGFFVNIGEFFVPYFLSGNLLGDWDTFPIANGLLLFCIDILAFAGMAFILVGVLKKLKVSAKGTVVVALLLSIIGSIARFHDFGSNVPNLIAGYFIGSAGGFTAFPLFNWFVFPAVGLLFGEYYMRCNNKEKLLRLWPLGLIVSVAYFVVSWFIPGGFLSETHHYYFMTTIDAMFCLMCIYGVIGVCYLVSKRLPEGAVSFFSKTSSNLNTIYVIQWFLIPITYVLIVYFNRDIVFGDLSLVIVALLEMALSTLFASWYKKLSL is encoded by the coding sequence ATGGGAAAATTATTTTCAAATGAACCGGTTAACAGCGGCAGACAGATCGAGCTTGACCTTGCGAAGTGTCTTGCTATTTTCTTTATGATTTTTTTGCATTGCTATTTTGGTACGAGTTATTTTACAAATGAGATCAGCTTGGGCATGCAGCGGGCCGTTAGCCAGCTTTTCGGGGGTCCATTTGCTGCCCCTGTCTTTATGTTTGCTATGGGTGTGGGGATGGTGTATTCCAGAAATCAAGCGCCGGCATATTTAATAAAACGAGGAATAAAATTGATCCAACTCGGTTTTTTCGTAAACATAGGTGAATTTTTTGTTCCTTATTTCCTTTCGGGAAATTTGCTTGGTGATTGGGATACTTTCCCGATTGCGAATGGACTGCTTTTGTTCTGCATTGATATTTTAGCCTTTGCAGGAATGGCGTTTATTCTAGTCGGTGTTCTTAAGAAATTGAAGGTGTCGGCAAAAGGAACAGTTGTTGTTGCTTTGCTCCTTTCTATTATTGGTTCGATTGCTAGATTCCATGACTTTGGGAGCAATGTCCCGAATCTGATAGCGGGATATTTTATTGGAAGTGCAGGCGGGTTTACGGCATTTCCATTGTTTAACTGGTTTGTATTCCCGGCGGTTGGGCTTCTGTTCGGAGAGTATTATATGAGATGTAACAATAAGGAAAAACTGCTGCGTTTGTGGCCGTTAGGTCTTATTGTATCTGTTGCATATTTTGTAGTATCCTGGTTCATCCCGGGAGGCTTCCTGTCGGAAACACACCATTATTACTTTATGACGACTATTGATGCCATGTTTTGCCTTATGTGTATTTATGGCGTTATTGGCGTTTGCTATTTGGTGTCAAAGCGTTTGCCTGAAGGAGCTGTTAGTTTTTTCTCGAAGACAAGCAGCAATCTGAATACGATTTATGTTATTCAATGGTTTTTAATACCGATCACATATGTTCTTATTGTTTATTTCAATAGAGATATTGTATTTGGCGATTTATCACTTGTTATAGTTGCTCTTTTGGAAATGGCGCTATCAACGCTGTTTGCAAGTTGGTATAAAAAATTAAGTCTATAA
- a CDS encoding carboxymuconolactone decarboxylase family protein: MSEIIVQTAGRDQLGEFAPMFAHLNDDVLFGEVWNEEAIDVKTRCIITVVSLMASGITDSSLTYHLQNAKAHGVTKEEIAAIITHATMYVGWPKGWAVFRLAKEVWNEDAPAATEKEKYQNSIFFPIGEPNPYGEFFVGESYLAPVSTEQVPVFNVTFEPGCRNNWHIHHAKNGGGQMLICVGGRGYYQEWGKEAVELTPGTVINIPAEVKHWHGAAPDSWFSHLAIEVEGEETSNEWLEAVADEDYNALR, translated from the coding sequence ATGAGTGAGATAATCGTACAGACAGCAGGAAGAGATCAGCTGGGAGAGTTCGCGCCGATGTTCGCGCATCTGAATGACGATGTGCTGTTCGGTGAAGTTTGGAATGAGGAGGCGATCGATGTAAAGACCAGGTGCATCATTACCGTCGTCTCCTTGATGGCCTCCGGGATCACAGATTCATCCCTTACCTATCACCTGCAGAACGCGAAGGCCCACGGTGTGACGAAGGAAGAGATCGCCGCGATCATCACCCACGCCACCATGTACGTTGGCTGGCCGAAGGGATGGGCCGTATTCCGTCTGGCCAAGGAGGTCTGGAACGAGGACGCGCCGGCTGCGACGGAGAAAGAGAAGTATCAGAATTCCATCTTCTTCCCCATTGGAGAGCCCAATCCTTACGGCGAGTTCTTTGTGGGAGAGAGCTATCTGGCGCCAGTGTCCACCGAGCAGGTACCGGTGTTCAACGTGACCTTTGAGCCGGGCTGCCGAAACAACTGGCACATCCACCACGCGAAGAACGGTGGCGGACAGATGCTGATCTGCGTCGGCGGCAGAGGGTATTATCAGGAATGGGGTAAGGAAGCCGTGGAATTGACCCCAGGCACGGTGATCAACATCCCGGCAGAGGTCAAGCACTGGCACGGCGCGGCGCCGGATTCCTGGTTCTCCCACCTGGCTATCGAGGTGGAAGGAGAAGAGACCAGCAACGAGTGGCTGGAGGCCGTTGCGGATGAGGATTACAATGCTCTGAGATAA
- a CDS encoding aldo/keto reductase, translated as MQYTRLGNSELQVSRICMGCMGFGDAARGQHSWTIDEAHSREIIRRGLDLGVNFYDTAIAYQSGTSEQYVGRALRDFVPREEVVVATKFLPRTPEEIEQGISGQQHIETMIDTSLRNLGMDYVDLYIYHMWDWNTPLYDILDGLDRVVRAGKARYIGISNCFAWQIAKANALAEKEGFSKFVSVQGHYNLIFREEEREMAPYCAEENIALTPYSALASGRLSRRPGEEGTKRAAEDTYARFKYDATAEQDNVIIRRVAELADRHGVTMTEVSLAWLLTRVTSPVVGATKLHHIEGAAKAVDLELAPEEIAYLEEPYVPHPLAGVMAQNKPTAAKEKHVWSTGDQKIGGKDNE; from the coding sequence ATGCAATACACAAGACTGGGCAATTCAGAACTGCAGGTATCCCGCATCTGCATGGGATGCATGGGATTTGGGGACGCGGCCCGGGGGCAGCACAGCTGGACCATCGACGAAGCCCATTCCAGAGAGATCATCCGGCGCGGCCTGGATCTGGGCGTCAACTTCTATGATACCGCCATCGCCTACCAGAGCGGCACCAGCGAGCAGTATGTGGGACGCGCCCTGCGGGACTTTGTGCCCCGGGAGGAGGTCGTAGTGGCCACCAAGTTTCTGCCCCGCACCCCTGAGGAGATCGAGCAGGGCATCAGCGGACAGCAGCACATCGAGACCATGATCGACACCAGCCTTCGGAATCTGGGCATGGACTACGTGGACCTGTACATCTACCATATGTGGGACTGGAACACGCCGCTCTACGATATCCTTGACGGGCTGGATCGGGTCGTGAGAGCGGGGAAGGCTCGCTACATCGGCATCTCCAATTGCTTCGCCTGGCAGATCGCCAAGGCCAACGCCCTGGCCGAGAAGGAGGGGTTCAGCAAGTTCGTCTCCGTGCAGGGGCACTACAACCTGATCTTCCGGGAGGAGGAACGGGAGATGGCACCTTACTGCGCGGAGGAGAACATCGCTCTCACCCCCTACAGCGCCCTGGCCAGCGGCAGGCTTTCCCGGCGTCCGGGGGAGGAGGGCACCAAGCGCGCCGCCGAGGACACCTACGCCAGGTTCAAGTACGACGCAACAGCAGAGCAGGACAATGTGATCATCCGCCGCGTGGCAGAGCTTGCAGACAGGCACGGCGTGACCATGACAGAGGTCTCCCTGGCGTGGCTGCTCACCAGAGTAACCTCACCGGTGGTGGGCGCCACCAAGCTACACCACATCGAAGGCGCGGCGAAGGCGGTAGATCTGGAGCTTGCTCCGGAGGAGATCGCCTATCTGGAGGAGCCCTATGTGCCGCACCCCCTCGCCGGTGTGATGGCACAAAACAAACCAACAGCAGCAAAAGAGAAACACGTATGGTCCACAGGCGACCAGAAGATCGGAGGTAAAGACAATGAGTGA